The window TTTAAAATTCAGTTATCCTAACTTCATCTCCTGTCATGCCTTTGACACTGGCATGGCATCTTGTTTTGGATTCCTAAGTAGCTAAAGAATTCTATTTTTGataacctattgaaaccatctgTGTTTCCAATTAAAAGTCAGACTCCTCTTTATATGATACCCTATAAAAAAATGCATGGTTAGTTAACCCCACATAATGTATCAAAGTGGTATATGGTGGTTTGAGTGGTTTTGAAACGCTTGAAGTTGATACCGTCAGATGTTTTATGTTTTGGGTTAGACTTTAGAGCGTTTTATGTTTTAGTATCTTAttgtttttattttgcttttatatGACTTTTGAGTGTTGTccttttttgtttatatttttattaatgtgaTGCTTATACTTTCCTGAGTCTTTCCTGAGTcgagagtctattggaaacaatTTCTCTATTCTTACAAGGTAGGGATAAAGTctacatacacactaccctccccaaactccacgatgtgggataatactggatatgttgttcttttcttctttttgttataaaatttttACCTTCGAGGAAATCTAGACTTTGTTTGAATgcatattttgattgtttcaaGCGTTCATGATTAGTATAGAGGTGATTGGTTATTGCattttttcttgatttaattAGAAATTTTGAATGAATCAGTTTTACGAATAAAGCAATATTTGTTAACTATAACTATTTCATATCGTTTTTTAAACTATGTATTACTAATTActttaataaaattatatttttagactATTATGTAGTAATTACCGCTTGAACTATCCAAAGTGTGAAGGTGCTATATTTCCAACTTTTTATAGTTAATGTTTTTTGAAGAAATTGTAATAAAAAAGAATTTGTTCGACCTGCAAATTTAACCTTATAAAACTAGAATTCGCTTGCTAGATTCATGCTTTATTTATGTTTCTCATGAATATTTTCTTCTCGAATTTTATCCTATCAGCACTGTTTGCATTATATATCTATATGCTCATATGTTTGACTATATGTAGCTCGTTAAAGTTATCATGTTCTTCATTTAtagttttttatattatataaatTTATTCTTGTGAATTTATTTGTTCCTTTTACAACATTAAATCATTTAGATTATCTTTAAACATGCCGATTAGCTTaagaaacttttttttttattgtttcttCGATTAATTTTTTGCTTGGTAAATTATTATATTAAGTATATATTGCACCTACGTGATTAAATAATAAAGAGTCACCGTTCTATGTTTTagcattaaataaataatctgaATATTTTAGGACCAAGAACATAGTCTATGAAAAGATATTAGGCGAGATGCAATAATAGAATATATTATTATACGATAAAATACCTATAGGTACAAATAACATAACTAAATTTTTTATCTTtgcgatttggaggtccgtagactAAATTGAAGCATCTtggcaaaaattagaaagttgaagctttggaaggttgagaggtttgaccggtaattgactttgttgatatcatgCTCGAAttgcgattctgagagttggattagctcagTTATGTGGTCTCGTCCAATTTCAATCCTCTATTTGAGgttatgaaaacggtcgatgcatgcaatagtaatacccaacaataGTCGGGGTTGAATTCCGCAGGGATATGAATGGGTATCAGTAGAATATATCTTAGCGCAtgagtttgtatatctaaatttaCACTTCCGCAATATTTGGTTTTGTTTGAAAATCCAACTACGATTGCGATTCAAAGAATGAAattaggaaattatttttgttgtttttcaaatgatataaaagtcctagggctatgaccttcacctaggtgtttgcctaatgggttgtgaactttaaagcttgttttattggtcagGGTAAATTATTactatcaacactcaagtactcactcaatacctctcggtcagagagtaaTTTTGCCTAATTTAGCtttttcaagtccaaatgggtattgaacaaaatattTGATAAGAAGTTCAAGTCGGATTTTAATATTTCTactagggttggatcacaaccctagtaaaaatctagctgcccatgcttaaattggaagaaagaggagaagaaatgataattaaactcatattgataattaaaatgatgaaatcaatattcaaaaaagctcaaaatagcaaaagctactaaaaagagtaaaagaaaccgtctactgtagcagctgatgtcaaaagttgacctaaaaaaatgaaactcttctatttatacaaaactggaattttcggacaaaaatgccttttcggaggttttgcggccgcataattccatgtgtggtccacacttttcttcagcttgacaggattggagatctgcggccgcataattctgaactGCGACCGCACTGTCCTCTTTCTGCGGTTCGCACAATAATGTCTGCGGCCGCACCTTGTTCTTTCGCAGTCCGCACAAATGTGTCTGCAGCCGCGTAGCTCATCTTCTACGGTCGCACAATAATTATGCGGTCTGTACTTGTGTTAGACTTGAGGTGtaggttctctgaacttttgctctgacccagcttctgcggccgcacaatttatgtgcggaccgcacattgcaCATTTCTTTGATGGGAATTTCTTTACAACTTGCGGTCTGCACTTCTGATCTTTTGTGCTTGTTTTTTTtcttgagttcagattactccttcttaagttggatttcatcttgagAGCTCATATtctaatattcctgcaattaagcacatttcatcagtttacgggaacacaattaaacgcttttggactaaaacgaaagctgaaaggcactaataagtagtcaaaatccccacttatcattATGTTATTTGgtacttgcatgcaaaatttgacgtcattccgggttgatttgatatgtttcggaacgagttttggaagttggaagatttaaaaattcataagttcgatttgtggtatgattcataattttgacattgtttgatgtgatttgaggcctcgagtatgtccatgttatgttatggaacttgttggtatatttcgatgaggtcccgggggcctcgggtatgttttaGATGGGCTTCGTGCCATTTCGTCATGTTTTAGAGTTGCTGGTTTTCTGATGCTCCATGTACTCTATGTGATCGCGTGTATGCTGTCGCGATCGCGATATGTTGTGGGAACTAGGTATAGTTCTTCTTCCTGTTCGCATTGATGTTTCCGCGTTCGTGTAGCATGTTCTTATGGCTGGCAGATTTCCTTCTTTGTGTTCGCATGGagtgtttcgcgatcgcgtacgTGTGAGTtgtccttcatcgcgttcacgtccCTTGTTCCGCGTTCGCATAGCACATCCTGGGCACTGATATGTttttcttcttcacgatcgcaCAAGTTAGCCCGCGATCGCGTAGTACATGTTTTGGGCAGTTTTgtttattcttcgcgatcgcatttTAATTCCACAATCGCGATGTGCAAATCACTAGGCAAAAgaatatattttccaaaatagAGGATTtgaccatttttatcatatcttgagttgtagaACTCGGATTTCAGCGATGTTTCGTaggtttttcaagcaaattagtggggtaagtgttcttcagtcaaatttattatatttcatgattccgtctttatttttatcattggtttgagttgaggaaaatggaaaattttgtaaaaatctttcaaaatgtaaaatgacgatttgagggacgaattgatatcagaatttgataacTTTTGTATAGTTGAActcatatcagaatgggtgttcggatttcataaattttatcgagttttgaggtgcgggcccaggggttgactttttatttttaattaaagatcgaaactttattatctgtaattgtttcctatgagttttatttatgatttgaagctatttttgctagatttgagtcgtccggaggttgtttcactcaagaaggtcattttagagtattggtctagcttctttgaggtaagtatcttgtttaACGTTGTGGGGGGAGGggaggaactaccccttaggacttgagtcgtttgtgctatttgtgtcttgtgaaagccgtgtacgcgaggtgatgagtatgtactcgggcttatatgtggaaattgacatGTCTAGACTCTTAGGCATGTTTTATGtacttaattgaaattgttagcATGTGTTATATCTTTATTCACCGTGTCTACtatcacatgttttatttgaagttgtcattacatgtcacattctttacttgtcgagtttgattctatatgctttatttggagTTGTTATCACTTTGTGTCCAGGAATGTGATTTCCTTTATTATGGAGATACTCATAGTTGAGATTGTCGCCACATGATATATTTTGTTGTCAGGTTGTCTCCATACATTTAGACGAAGTACTAGTTCATGCCATTTCTCTCATTGTCAGCCTAATTTATACATTAGAGTCTGAAGTTTGCCACTCCATGGAAGTACTATCACTATCGAGGTTATCTTTAAACAATTAATTGAAATTGAAGTTATTGAGAGTTATTAATCTATTCTAATCGAAGTTGTATTGAAAAAGGGGTGTTATTACTTGTTGAGTTACCGTTccattcattttgttgttattaagATTCTATATATATTGTGTTGAGCCGTGGGAtttttgttgtgaaaatattgatatcgTTGAATTCTTGGAAAGGTTGTGGCTTACAGAAAATTGTGATATGAGttgttatgttgtgttgttgtaatgatagcacatgtgaattgttgcgtggtttggttgttgttatgcggagtataagggtggtatttcactgttgttgttgttatgcaggGCATAAGGGTTGTatttcaccgttgttgttatCATGCGGGGCATAAGGGTGATATCTCACTGTTATTGAATGTAtagagtgatacaggtggctattgtgttattgtctggGTGGAGCAATAAGGGTGGATATTATACGGAGTGATACATGTGGATATAGGatagataagggtggctaatgatattgtcagggcggagtgatacgggtggctatcggagagataagggtggcaatgtcagggatgatgtgtgatgatTTGGAGACATTGTGTTGGAAATTTTAGTGTGATGGTGTGTTTTTCCTTGTGCTTGTCATACACCTTATGTGACTTGTATTGTTGCTTCGATGAGTTGTTCGATGTCTTTGATATCATTTGTTGACTTGGGCTGCAGTAGTACACTAACACAAGCATACACAGTaacatgccacttatactagtaCAGGAGTATGAATCTTGTCATTTATTGATCATGcacatgtgttcttgtattatccGTTTCCATGTTGCTATTGGGCTGATGGAAGGCTAGAAGTTAGTATTTTAGTCGTAGTATTgcacttaattattatattttacgtGTGTTTGATcttaaatgatagtgaattatacttattacatgttttatgccttgtataaaATGATTCTGAGCTATTTAGGTAATTTTGAGCCAAATCGAACAActtgaagctttgaagtctgaatagaagcccaagaaattaagccgggatcacgttcgggggtcgaggaccaagtccgaATATCAAAAAGTGAACATGTGAATTTACTATAAGAAAAAGCCACTACCGTGCCGCATGGGGCACCGTGAAGTGCTGCGCGGTAGTGCAAAAGTAGCCTGACAAGAAAAATATGAGCTCTCTGGATTTCCTCACTAGCGGGCCGCATGGGGCGACACGGCGTGCGGCGCGACTGTGCAAAAATTGTCAAAATGATTTCCAAGTTCATCTAGGAAGAGGTAGTTTTGTCTGGGCTTGTTTCTACACGGCATAAATACACCAAAACATAATTTTGAAGGGACTTTACACCTATGAAAGATTGGAGAACCAACCAAGGGAAGAAGACTCAAGAATTCATCAATAATACAACATGCAATCGGTGCAATACGGGAGTTTGTATCGAAATCATTAGCTTTCATGTTTTATTTGTTCTTAAACTTAATTGAGATGCATTACCCCATTGTCATGGAGTAATTTCTGTTATGGTATTGACAGATACAGTGTTTCGATAACGTGATTAGGGATTCGATTCTTGATAATTGTTAGAATTAATTTATGAAACTTTAATTTGTATTGtgagttattttttgttttgcttaATCTAAAGAGGAGTTTGATATTGAACTTCGTCacatcttatgctctagtttaaattcgtgattcaaataggtaattgaaagagcctcttgaattgttaatcgaactagaaaatagggaaatattagtgagaagttaccctttagatCATAATCATCATTTGATTGTTGCAACTGTTCACCGTGCTTTAATTGGATTAATTAATGAATTAACGTTGAAACTAATGAGTAATATTAACTTCAAGTGTAATCTGATTATCggttgaattcgtgagaatcaactATATTATAGAGTGAATTTACTCAAGAATTGGATCCTGAGTCGGTTATCTTTCACCTATCTAGTCAAATACCATTATCCCTCTCATTGATATTTCTTTGTTGCTCATCTGTTGTCTTTTATGATCAATTGTTATTTTGCTTAATTTTTAGTAGTTCATCGTAGTAACAGTTATCAAATCAAGTATTAATTTTTCTGGATAGTAATCAGCTGGAAATTATTCgaacactgtttaaatccaatctctGTGGAGATGATAATAAATCTatattatctttgactagcgagcaataattttgtgttgtgttttacGCTAGCCaaattttggcgttgttgccagggattggcaatcaatgGTGTTTAAAATGGGTTTTAGTACTAATTCAGGAAccaatttttactttaattattcATGTTTCTTACTTGTGTGCAGGATACATGTTTGATTTCTCTAGTGTATGACTCGATCGTCTTCAAAGGAAGTGATACCCTATGAACCAGAGTTGGAGAAACACCTGTGACAACTGGGTTAGACTTTGACTCAAGATATCATGGAAAATGAAGCGAATGATGGAGTAGACTtagctgcaagagaggcagcaCAACTAGAAGTTGCACGGAGAATTGCTGATGAGGCCGTCAACGatgatggaggtcgaagattCAATCTAAACCGACCCTTAGTTGAAGACCAGTTCGAGAATGCAGCACCCAGGCCTGGAAGATCATTGGATGAATATGCTGGGCCAATCTATAATCAAGGAATGTCAAGTGTCAGACCCCCACCCATAGCAGAAAAAAACTTCGAATTGAAGCAAGGCTTTCTTCAAACTATTCAAAACAACTACAGTTTTAAAGGGAAGGTGAACGAAAATCCTAATACTCACTTGATGGACTTTGAATATATCATGAACACCTTCCAGTATAATGGAGTATCAAAGGAAgcacttaagggcattccccttctcATTGAAAGATGACACAAAGCAATGGCTTCATAGCTTACCCGCATGTTCTATCAGGACATAGGAAAATATGACCAAGAATTTTCTTGACAAATACTTCTGAGCTGCAAAAACAGGGAAGTTTAGAAGGAAAATCCACAATTTCTGCCAGAAGGAGACAAAAATGGCATTTGAAGCTTGGGAATGATTCAAGTAGATAATCAGAGGATGTTAATCAGTGGCCGACTGAGAGTAATGACACAAGAAAATCAGTTGGGGTTCACCAGGTAGACTCTAACACATCCATACAAGCCTAGCTAGACACTATGGCCAAGGAGATAAAATAGCTGGCATTGACCAAGGTACAAAATGAGCCGCAAATAGCATGTTACTTTCGTGGATTGGGACACCCTACACATGAGTGTCAAGCATCAGCTGAGGAGGTCAACGTAATGGGAAATTTTAATAGAGGAAACTATTAAGGTGGGAACAACTATAATGCTATGGGTCAAAGACATCCAGGTTTTTTGTGGAGTTCACTTAGTGGGAGCTTGAATTCTTGGCAGCAAAATAATATCAAACCCAGGGTCAAGGACCACCAGGTTTTCAGAATCAGCAGAGGCGGTAATACCAGCCACACCAGTCAAATTAGTCTAGTATGGAAGACCTCATGAAGGCATTCATCAACAAATCAGATGAAAAATTTGAGACTCAGGGCACAACCATCAGAGGGCACGGTACGGCCATCCGGAATTTAGAAAGACAATTGGGACAAATTGCAAATTTGTTATCTGAGGGAGATCCTGGGATTTTTTCCTCTGACACTGAAAAGAACTCCAAGGAAACTATCAAAGTTGTATCTCTAAGAAGTGGCAAAACTTTGGATGATCCGATGGTGAAATCTAGTCCCGAGGTGGTGAACAAGTAGGCAGAGACACCAGCAGATAAAAAAAGTGAAGAGCAGAAAGGCCGAAGTAGTGGGGTACAAAATGAGATTGAAGAAATTAGACATATGCCAGCTCTACCATTCCCTCAAAATATGAAGCGAGAGAAACTTGACAAATGTTTTGAGCAATTCTTGGAGATGCTCAAGAAACTTTATGTGAACATTCCCTTCATAGAGCTACTCACTCAGATATCGGCCTATGCAAAGTTCTTGAAGGAAATCATGTCTAGCAAAAGAAAATTAGAGAAAATAAAAGTAATCAAGCTAAATGCCCACTGCATTGCCATATTGCAAAATAAAATTCCGCAAAAGTATGGGGACCCAGGTAGCTTCACCATACCATGCTCGTTGGGGAGTGAAAAATTTCGACAAGGCCCTCTATGATTCTGGTGCGTCGATAAATCTAATGCCTCTGTCTGTATTCAGGAAACTGGAAGGTGAGCTCGGAGTGATCAAATCAATATCAGTGTCCCCACAACTAGCTGACCAAACTACCATTCTACCTGGGGGAATCATAGAGGATATTCTAGTGTGGGTAGACAAGTTTGTGTTCCTCGTAGACTTTATTATGGTGGATATGGAGGTGAACAAGGAGGTGCCTCTAATTCTACGGAGACCATTCTTATGTACAGGTAGAGCTATCCTTGATAACTATTAGGAGCAGCTTATGCTCAAAGTGGGCAACGAAAAAGTGGTGTTCCAAATGAAAAGGATGATGAAATAACCCAGTGATGAGGCATCCGCCTACTCGTGTTTCAAGCTGGATGTCGTTGGAGAATTAGCTGAAAAATACAAGTTTGACAAGCTTATGGGGGGTACTCTCTGTATTACTCAGTTTAGCACAGTGGAAGATGAAGATCCTGAAATAAAGAAAGAGGTTGAAGCTCTTGGAACTAAGGATCAAGTGGTTGATGAGGAGGAACTAAAAGAGGAGGCTTATAAGCCTAATGTGGAATTGAAAGTCCTCCTCACTCACTTAAAATATGCTTTTCTTAAAACTAACAATTTTCCTGTGATTATTTCTACTGAGTTGACAGGTACACAGAAGCAAAGGCTGGTGGAACTGCTAAAAAACACAAGAAGGCCATTGGCTGGAGTATAGATGTTATTCAAGGAATCAGTCCAGccatttgcatgcacaaaattctGTTGGAAGAAAATAGCAAGCCAGTGGTGCAGCCCCAACGCAACCTGGTCAAAAATTTGGAGGAGGTAGTGCACAAGGATATCATCAAATTGCTAGATGTGGGAGTGATTTTTCCCATCTATGATAGCCAATGGATTAGTCCAGTACAAGTTGTACCTAAGAAGGGGGCATGACAGTGGTGAAAAATGAAGATAATGAATTAATCCCCACAAGAACAGTCACTAGGTGGAGAATGTACATTAGTTATAGAAGGCTGAATGATGCAACAAGGAAGGGCCACTTCCCACTCccctttattgatcaaatgctcgaGAAAGTGGTTGGACATGGATGCTACTACTtcctggatgggtactcaggctaCAATCAGATACCTATTTCCCTAGAAGATGttgagaagaccacattcacttgccCGTCAGGTATTTTTGCTTACGGGGGAATGttgtttgggttgtgtaatgcacctgcCACTTTTTAGAGGTGCATGATGTCTATATTCTCTGATTTAAATGGGAAGTGTCTAGAAGTATTCATGTATGATTTCATCCTCTTTGGTGATGACTTTGAGGACTGCTTGACGAATTTGGAGTTCATGCTTGAATGTTGCGAAGCCACACATTTGGTTCTTAACTAGGAGAATTGTCACTTCATAGTTAAAGAGGGAATTGTCTTGGGCCACAAAGTAACTGcacatggaattgaagttgaaagAGCCAAGGTGGATGTAATTGTTGGGCTCTCTCCACCAACGTCGGTGAAGAGCATAAGGAGTTTCTTGGGACATGTTGGGTTCTATAGGAGGTTCATCAAAAACTTCTCCAGCATTACCAAACCGTTGACCGCATTGCTAGCTAAAGATGTCAAGTTTGTTTTCAACGTGGagtgcttaagagcattcaaaTTGATAAAGGAAAATCTTGTAAGTTCTCCTATTATAGTGACACCTTATTGGATCTAACCATTTGAGATAATGTGTGATGCCAATGATGTAGTTGTGGGGGAAGTTCtggggcaaagaaaagaaaaaatgtttaTGCCCATTTATTATGTAGGCAGGAcgttgaatgatgctcaagtcaaCTATGCCACTACTGAGAAAGAGTTCTTTGTTGTGGTCTTTGATTTTGACAAGTTTAGATCATACCTGGTAGGGAGCAAAGTGATTGTACACACGGATCACTCAGCCTTGAAATATCTGTTGAGTAAAAAGGAGTCTAATCCACGTCTGATGCGGTGGGTGTTGTTACTCCAAGAGTTTGACTTGGAGATCAAAGATAGGAAGGGCAAATAAAATCAAGTCGTCAATCATCTATCTCGACTTGAGAGACCTCCGGTCGAAACAATTGACGTAAGAGAAGAGTTCCCtcatgaaaaaaaaattccaTTATTGCAGTCTCCGAAAGACCGCCTTGGTATGCTGATGTAGCCAACATTTTGGCTAGTGGATGGTTGACGCGTGACCTCTCTCGTGATCAAGGAAGGAAgcttcaaggtgaggtaaaaagttatttttagaaTGACCCTTTCTTGTTTAAACTGTGTGCAGATGGTGTGATTCGAATGTGTGTGCCTGAAAGAGATATGGCAAGCATTCTTTATCATTTCCATGATGGAGCAGTTGGAGGACACTATGGTGGAAATTACACTGCAGCAAAGGTCATAGAAGCCGGTTTCTATGGACCTACTTTGTACAAAGACACACGGGCGTATGTAGTTGCATGTGACAAGTGTCAAAGGGCAAGTAACATTAGCAAGAGGGATGAAATGCCACTAAACTCCATTTTAGTATGTGAAATTTTTGACGTTTAGGGAATTGACTTCATGGGTTCATTCCCATCGTCTTATTCATATGAGTATATCCTAGCAGCCGTTGACTGTGtctctaaatgggtcgaagcaatcCTTACTAGGACAAATTATGCTCGAGTGGTGTGTGAGTTCCTACGAAATAACATCTTTACCCGTTTTGGGACACCTCGAGTGATTATCAGTGACAATGGGTCGCACTTTGTGAACAAACAGTCCGCTACATTGTTATCTAAGTATGGGGTCACACACAAAACAGGAACCTCGTACCATTCCCAAACtagtgggcaagttgaagtgGCTAACCGTGAACTTAAGCAAATTCTTAAAAAGAGGTTAGTTCTTCTTGTAAGGATTGGTCTGTAAAGTTGAATCAAGCTTTGTGGGCATATAGAACTGCATTCAAAACAACCATAAGGACTTCACCATTCAAATTAATGTATGAAAAATTGTGTCATCTAcctgttgagatagaacataaaTCTTATTGGGCAATTAAGATGCTTAATCTTGATCTTAGTCTTGCAGGTAAACACAGGTTGGCGCAgatgaatgaattggatgagtttaGACTGGACGCGTATGAAAATGCATGAATCTTTAAGGAAAATACAAAGAGGTGGCATGATCGTCTGATTAAGCCAAGGGAGTTTCATGAAGGGGACAGAGTCTTACTATACAATAGTAGACTTAGGTTATTCCCTGGAAAATTCAAATCAAGATGGACAAGTCCGTATGTGGTGAAACACGTCTCACCGTATGGTGCCATTGAAATACAGGATGAAGAAGGGAATGAAAGTTTTAAGGTGAATGGGCATAGGTTGAAACAGTACCTTGTTGGAGGATTTGACAAGTCGTCCTCCAGCATCATGATCAAATGAGCCTAAGTGATGGAGTCAAGCTGACGACAATAACTCAGAATTACTTCTAACCATCTTTATTGCTTTTGTAGACTAGTTAGATAATGGTAATTTAGGATTATTAGAGTTAGGAGTTTTGGTAATTATTTTAACAGGTATGAGCATGAATCGAACacaaaataagtacaaaataGAGTTGGGGTGCGACCTATAggctaaaaaagtaaaaaaatcgaCTCTGAGAAAATTGGCCTACCGCACCGTATGAGGCATCACATGGGGCGTCGCGCTTGTTCAAACTGGAAAATCTGTCAGAGATGGCTCTCTGGAAAAAATCCCACTACTGTGCAGCATGGGGCGTTGCGCCCAGCGACGCGGTAGTCTAAACATTTCAgcacttatttttaaaaaaataaaattacaatctgattttgaaaaaagaaacGGGACAGACTACTACTACCCCAACCCATTTTTTTCCACTTTCCACCATATATCTCATTCTCTCTCAAACCTCTCCTCTCTAACTCACCCCCAAGTTccctattcttcttcttcttcaaagttcTTCACCTCCAATTCTCCCACTTCCATCATTCATCGAGGTAAGTTCTTCCTCTCCTTCTTGTAGTATTTAATTATAGATTTTAGTTAACTTTAGTTTAAGTTCTCTAACCCTAGGTATTTTATTTTGTGCTAATTCTTTagctatttttcttctattttggcCGAAATTCTTGCATAAACTTGTGGAGTTTTCATTGTTCTTATGATTATGGGTGATTTTTGGTGTATTTTGATGGTGTTGGAATTATTTTATGTTGAATCTTGGTGGGGGTTCCCAAGTGGCCTAAAATTGGTAAAGTTTTGTGTAAAA is drawn from Nicotiana tabacum cultivar K326 chromosome 9, ASM71507v2, whole genome shotgun sequence and contains these coding sequences:
- the LOC142164010 gene encoding uncharacterized protein LOC142164010, whose translation is MCDANDVVVGEVLGQRKEKMFMPIYYVGRTLNDAQVNYATTEKEFFVVVFDFDKFRSYLVGSKVIVHTDHSALKYLLSKKESNPRLMRWVLLLQEFDLEIKDRKVSERPPWYADVANILASGWLTRDLSRDQGRKLQDGVIRMCVPERDMASILYHFHDGAVGGHYGGNYTAAKVIEAGFYGPTLYKDTRAYVVACDKCQRASNISKRDEMPLNSILVCEIFDV